The proteins below are encoded in one region of Oncorhynchus nerka isolate Pitt River linkage group LG15, Oner_Uvic_2.0, whole genome shotgun sequence:
- the plk1 gene encoding serine/threonine-protein kinase PLK1, with protein MSAPVAKAVNPSTNVDPKSAPLKDIPDILVDPRTLKKYSRGRFLGKGGFAKCYEITDMETKEVFAGKVVPKSMIVKPHQREKMSSEISIHKSLDNPHIVGFHGFFEDDDFVFVVLEICRRRSLLELHKRRKAVTEPEARYYMMQLVKGCQYLHNNRVIHRDLKLGNIFLSDDMDVKIGDFGLATKIEFDGERKKTLCGTPNYIAPEVLCKKGHSFEVDVWSLGCILYTIPWQINPVAASLIKRMLHADPSQRPTVSQLLTDEFFTEGYIPLRLPTTCLTVPPRFSIAPSSLEPGQRRPLTALNNKGTEKVEQKDEPLLREIPEATDCHLSDLLQQLDTCNAAKPSERGLIRMEEAEDPACVPIFWISKWVDYSDKYGLGYQLCDNSVGVLFNDCTRMIMYADGDSLQYIDKMAAESYLSVRSYPATLSKKITLL; from the exons aTGAGTGCGCCGGTAGCCAAGGCGGTGAATCCGTCGACAAACGTAGACCCCAAATCGGCACCTCTCAAAGACATCCCAGATATTCTCGTAGATCCCCGGACACTGAAGAAATACAGCCGGGGACGATTCCTCGGCAAAGGAGGCTTTGCCAAATGCTACGAAATCACAGATATGGAAACCAAAGAGGTTTTCGCCGGTAAAGTCGTCCCCAAATCCATGATAGTCAAACCTCACCAGAGGGAGAAGATGAGCTCTGAAATCTCCATTCATAAGAGTCTCGACAATCCGCACATTGTGGGATTTCACGGCTTTTTCGAGGACGACGACTTCGTGTTTGTTGTGTTGGAAATTTGCAGGCGACGG TCTCTGTTGGAGCTGCATAAGCGTCGTAAGGCTGTAACGGAGCCGGAGGCTCGGTATTATATGATGCAGCTGGTCAAAGGCTGTCAGTACCTCCACAACAACAGAGTGATACACAGAGACCTGAAACTAGGAAACATCTTCCTCAGCGACGACATGGATGTCAAGATAG GTGACTTTGGCCTTGCCACTAAAATAGAGTTCGACGGGGAACGTAAGAAGACGCTGTGTGGAACACCGAACTACATCGCCCCGGAGGTTCTCTGCAAGAAAGGACACAGCTTCGAGGTCGACGTCTGGTCTCTGGGCTGTATCCT CTACACCATCCCCTGG CAAATCAACCCGGTGGCGGCGTCTCTGATCAAGCGGATGCTCCACGCCGACCCGTCCCAGCGGCCCACCGTCTCCCAGCTGCTGACCGACGAGTTCTTCACCGAGGGCTACATCCCCCTGCGTCTCCCCACCACCTGCCTCACCGTGCCGCCGCGCTTCTCCATCGCTCCCTCCTCTCTGGAGCCCGGCCAGAGACGCCCGCTCACCGCTCTCAACAACAAGG GAACAGAGAAGGTGGAACAGAAAGATGAGCCACTGCTCAGAGAGATTCCCGAGGCCACAGACTGTCACCTGAGTGACCTTCTGCAGCAACTCGACACCTGCAACGCTGCCAAGCCCTCGGAGAGAGGACTCATACGCATGG AGGAGGCAGAGGACCCAGCCTGTGTCCCCATCTTCTGGATCAGCAAGTGGGTCGACTACAGCGACAAATACGGACTGG GCTATCAGCTGTGTGACAACAGCGTAGGGGTGTTGTTTAACGACTGTACCAGGATGATCATGTACGCCGACGGAGACAGTCTTCAGTACATCGACAAGATGGCCGCCGAGAGCTACCTCAGCGTCCGCTCTTACCCCGCTACGCTATCCAAGAAG ATCACGTTGTTGTAG